A part of Streptomyces sp. NBC_01210 genomic DNA contains:
- the rnpA gene encoding ribonuclease P protein component, protein MLPTENRLRRREDFATAVRRGRRAGRPLLVVHLSSGATDPHAPGESAPPTCAGFVVSKAVGGAVVRNKVKRRLRHLIRDRLAELPPGSLVVVRALPGAGDAAYEQLARDLDAALQRLLGGGAR, encoded by the coding sequence GTGCTGCCTACCGAGAATCGGCTGAGGCGGCGCGAGGACTTCGCGACCGCGGTACGCCGGGGACGTCGGGCCGGACGCCCGCTTCTCGTCGTCCATCTAAGCAGCGGTGCAACGGACCCGCACGCGCCTGGGGAGAGCGCTCCCCCGACGTGTGCGGGTTTCGTCGTGAGCAAGGCAGTGGGCGGCGCGGTCGTACGCAACAAGGTCAAGCGGAGACTGCGCCACCTGATACGCGACCGTCTCGCCGAGCTGCCCCCCGGTAGCCTGGTGGTCGTACGGGCGCTGCCCGGTGCGGGCGACGCCGCTTATGAACAGCTGGCCCGAGACCTGGATGCCGCTCTTCAGCGGCTGCTGGGAGGGGGCGCGCGATGA
- the gnd gene encoding phosphogluconate dehydrogenase (NAD(+)-dependent, decarboxylating): protein MELGLVGLGKMGGNMRERIRRAGHTVIGYDRNPDLADVHSLEELVGKLKGPRVVWVMVPAGAATQSTVDELAELLEPGDVVVDGGNSRWTDDEKHAVELGIKRIGFVDCGVSGGVWGLENGYALMYGGEDEHVAKVQPIFDALKPEGEFGAVHAGKVGAGHFAKMVHNGIEYAMMQAYAEGWELLEKVHSVTDVREVFRSWQAGTVIRSWLLDLAVNALDEDEHLEKLRGYAQDSGEGRWTVEAAIDNAVPLPAITASLFARFASRQDDSPQMKMVAALRNQFGGHAVENKK from the coding sequence ATGGAGCTCGGTCTCGTCGGCCTTGGCAAGATGGGCGGCAATATGCGCGAGCGCATCCGCCGCGCAGGCCACACCGTCATTGGCTACGACCGCAATCCGGACCTCGCCGATGTCCACAGCCTCGAGGAGCTTGTGGGCAAGCTGAAGGGCCCGCGGGTTGTGTGGGTGATGGTCCCGGCCGGAGCCGCGACCCAGTCCACCGTCGACGAGCTTGCCGAGCTGCTCGAGCCGGGCGACGTGGTGGTGGACGGCGGCAACTCCCGCTGGACGGACGACGAAAAGCACGCGGTCGAGCTCGGTATCAAGCGCATCGGCTTCGTCGACTGCGGTGTCTCCGGCGGTGTCTGGGGCCTGGAGAACGGCTATGCGCTCATGTACGGCGGCGAGGACGAGCACGTCGCGAAGGTCCAGCCGATCTTCGACGCGCTCAAGCCCGAGGGCGAGTTCGGCGCGGTCCACGCGGGCAAGGTCGGCGCCGGTCACTTCGCCAAGATGGTCCACAACGGCATCGAGTACGCCATGATGCAGGCCTACGCCGAGGGCTGGGAGCTCCTGGAGAAGGTCCACTCGGTCACCGACGTACGCGAGGTCTTCCGCTCCTGGCAGGCGGGCACGGTCATCCGTTCCTGGCTGCTCGACCTGGCGGTCAACGCGCTGGACGAGGACGAGCACCTGGAGAAGCTGCGCGGTTATGCACAGGATTCCGGCGAGGGCCGTTGGACTGTGGAAGCCGCGATCGACAACGCCGTGCCGCTGCCCGCGATCACCGCGTCGCTGTTCGCGCGGTTCGCGTCCCGTCAGGACGACTCCCCGCAGATGAAGATGGTCGCGGCGCTGCGCAATCAGTTCGGCGGCCATGCGGTGGAGAACAAGAAGTAA
- the yidC gene encoding membrane protein insertase YidC — protein MDTIASLFSFITTPVSWVIVQFHTLYGAIFGPNTGWAWGLSIVSLVILIRICLIPLFVKQIKSTRNMQALQPKMKAIQERYKSDKQRQSEEMMKLYKETGTNPLSSCLPILAQSPFFFALYHVLSSIASGKTIGVINESLLDSARQAHIFGAPLASKFTDSSNEVAALGASLTDVRIVTAIMIIMMSASQFYTQRQLMQKNVDLTVKTPYMQQQKMLMYIFPVIFAVMGINFPVGVLVYWLTTNVWTMGQQMFVINQNPTPGSKAQDQYLQRLLKGVTAHSEVRSRRKRNVIQAIVAKGVDRNDNERRFISGLAKAGFAAQADGTVAKSDTAVAEADGGAAQRRQQPKRQTKAKRQSASAQPGAAKSSEGADSESKPSLQKDEPQDAQPKPAGKPASGSARQQPKSGQRKGQQRPKHPSSKK, from the coding sequence GTGGACACGATTGCCAGTCTCTTCAGCTTTATCACCACACCTGTTTCGTGGGTCATCGTCCAGTTCCACACGCTCTATGGGGCGATCTTCGGCCCCAACACGGGCTGGGCCTGGGGACTGTCCATCGTGTCGCTGGTGATCCTCATCCGGATCTGTCTGATCCCGCTCTTTGTGAAGCAGATCAAGTCGACCCGGAACATGCAGGCGCTCCAGCCGAAGATGAAGGCGATCCAGGAGCGCTACAAGAGCGACAAGCAGCGTCAGTCCGAAGAGATGATGAAGCTGTACAAGGAGACGGGCACCAACCCGCTCTCCTCGTGCCTTCCGATCCTCGCGCAGTCGCCGTTCTTCTTCGCTCTGTACCACGTGCTCTCCAGCATCGCCTCGGGCAAGACCATCGGCGTTATCAATGAATCGCTGCTGGACAGTGCCCGGCAGGCACACATCTTCGGTGCCCCCCTGGCGTCGAAGTTCACGGACAGCTCGAATGAAGTCGCTGCCCTCGGCGCCTCGCTGACCGATGTGCGCATTGTCACCGCGATCATGATCATCATGATGTCCGCGTCGCAGTTCTACACGCAGCGCCAGCTGATGCAGAAGAACGTCGACCTCACGGTGAAGACGCCGTACATGCAGCAGCAGAAGATGCTGATGTACATCTTCCCGGTGATCTTCGCCGTGATGGGTATCAACTTCCCCGTCGGTGTCCTCGTCTACTGGCTCACCACCAACGTGTGGACCATGGGCCAGCAGATGTTCGTGATCAACCAGAACCCGACCCCGGGCAGCAAGGCCCAGGACCAGTACCTGCAGCGACTGCTGAAGGGCGTCACCGCCCACAGCGAGGTACGTTCGCGGCGCAAGCGCAATGTCATCCAGGCGATCGTCGCCAAGGGCGTGGACCGGAACGACAACGAGCGCAGGTTCATCAGCGGCCTGGCCAAGGCGGGCTTTGCCGCTCAGGCGGACGGCACGGTGGCCAAGAGTGACACCGCTGTCGCCGAGGCCGATGGCGGCGCAGCGCAGCGGCGGCAGCAGCCCAAGCGTCAGACCAAGGCGAAGCGGCAGTCCGCCAGTGCCCAGCCGGGCGCGGCCAAGAGCTCTGAGGGCGCTGACTCCGAGTCGAAGCCCTCGCTGCAGAAGGACGAGCCGCAGGACGCCCAGCCGAAGCCGGCGGGCAAGCCTGCTTCAGGCTCCGCACGCCAGCAGCCCAAGTCCGGACAGCGCAAGGGTCAGCAGCGGCCCAAGCACCCGTCGTCCAAGAAGTAA
- a CDS encoding Jag family protein, producing the protein MTEGTISAPAEGGDTLTRLEQEGEIAADYLEGLLDIADLDGDIDMDVEADRAAVSIISDRDSRDLQKLVGRDGEVLEALQELTRLAVHRETGDRSRLMLDIAGFRAKKRTELSELGAKAADEVKSTGEPVKLNPMTPFERKVVHDAVAAAGLRSESEGEEPQRFVVVLPA; encoded by the coding sequence GTGACGGAAGGCACCATCTCCGCCCCCGCCGAGGGCGGCGACACCCTGACCCGCCTCGAGCAGGAAGGGGAGATCGCGGCCGACTACCTCGAAGGTCTGCTCGACATCGCTGATCTCGACGGCGATATCGACATGGACGTCGAGGCGGACCGGGCAGCGGTCTCGATCATCAGCGACCGGGACAGTCGGGATCTGCAGAAGCTCGTGGGCCGCGACGGCGAGGTCCTGGAGGCTCTCCAGGAGCTGACGCGGCTCGCAGTGCACCGGGAGACCGGGGACCGGAGCCGGCTGATGCTGGACATCGCGGGCTTCCGGGCCAAGAAGCGCACGGAGCTCAGCGAGCTGGGTGCGAAGGCGGCCGACGAGGTGAAGAGCACCGGTGAGCCGGTGAAGCTGAACCCGATGACGCCCTTCGAGCGCAAGGTTGTGCACGACGCGGTCGCGGCCGCGGGTCTGCGGAGTGAGTCCGAGGGCGAGGAGCCGCAGCGCTTCGTCGTCGTACTCCCGGCCTGA
- the yidD gene encoding membrane protein insertion efficiency factor YidD, protein MKYPLLALIKLYQWTISPLLGPVCRYYPSCSHYGYTAIDRHGAVKGTALTAWRILRCNPWSPGGVDYVPPRKRPRWHEMLRDALRGSKGGHSAADVPSRGSAPEPPSPAAESSPNAQGA, encoded by the coding sequence ATGAAGTACCCGCTGCTGGCTCTGATCAAGCTGTACCAGTGGACGATCAGCCCGCTGTTGGGGCCTGTCTGCAGGTACTACCCGTCGTGTTCCCACTACGGATATACGGCCATCGACCGGCACGGCGCGGTGAAGGGCACAGCTCTCACCGCTTGGCGGATCCTGCGGTGCAATCCGTGGTCGCCGGGCGGTGTGGATTATGTGCCGCCGCGCAAGCGCCCGCGGTGGCACGAGATGCTGCGCGACGCCTTGCGCGGCAGCAAGGGCGGGCACTCCGCAGCTGATGTGCCTTCCCGGGGGTCGGCCCCCGAACCCCCGAGCCCGGCCGCAGAGTCTTCGCCCAATGCTCAAGGAGCCTGA
- the gyrB gene encoding DNA topoisomerase (ATP-hydrolyzing) subunit B: MLCQKGRFVADSGNPNENIPSTPAGGNGEVKASYDASAITVLEGLDAVRKRPGMYIGSTGERGLHHLVQEVVDNSVDEALAGHADTIDVTILADGGVRVVDNGRGIPVGIVPSEGKPAVEVVLTVLHAGGKFGGGGYAVSGGLHGVGVSVVNALSSKLSVEVKSDGYRWTQDYKLGVPTAPLQRNEPTDETGTTVTFWADADVFETTEYSFETLSRRFQEMAFLNKGLSLTLTDERESAKATAGADAPEEPDEEPPARTVRYYYEGGIVDFVKYLNSRKGELIHPTVIDIEAEDKERLLSVEIAMQWNSQYTEGVYSFANTIHTHEGGTHEEGFRAALTGLVNRYARDKKLLREKDDNLSGEDIREGLTAIISVKLGEPQFEGQTKTKLGNTEAKTFVQKIVHEHLTDWFDRNPNEAADIIRKSLQAQTARVAARKARDLTRRKGLLESASLPGKLSDCQSNDPTKCEIFIVEGDSAGGSAKSGRNPMYQAILPIRGKILNVEKARIDKILQNTEVQALISAFGTGVHEDFDIEKLRYHKIILMADADVDGQHINTLLLTFLFRFMRPLVEAGHVYLSRPPLYKIKWGRDDFEYAYSDRERDALVELGKQNGKRIKEDSIQRFKGLGEMNAEELRITTMDVDHRVLGQVTLDDAAQADDLFSVLMGEDVEARRSFIQRNAKDVRFLDI; the protein is encoded by the coding sequence GTGCTGTGCCAGAAAGGGCGCTTCGTGGCCGATTCCGGCAACCCCAACGAGAACATTCCGTCCACTCCTGCCGGCGGCAACGGCGAGGTCAAAGCCTCGTACGACGCCAGCGCGATCACCGTCCTCGAGGGTCTGGACGCGGTCCGCAAGCGCCCCGGCATGTACATCGGCTCGACCGGTGAGCGTGGACTTCACCACCTTGTGCAAGAGGTCGTCGACAACTCCGTCGACGAGGCCCTCGCAGGGCACGCGGACACCATCGACGTCACGATCCTTGCCGACGGTGGCGTACGCGTGGTCGACAACGGCCGCGGTATCCCGGTGGGCATCGTCCCGTCCGAGGGCAAGCCGGCCGTCGAGGTCGTGCTGACCGTTCTGCACGCCGGCGGTAAGTTCGGTGGCGGCGGCTACGCCGTCTCCGGCGGTCTGCACGGCGTCGGCGTATCGGTCGTCAACGCCCTGTCGTCCAAGCTCTCCGTCGAGGTCAAGAGCGACGGCTATCGCTGGACGCAGGACTACAAGCTCGGCGTCCCCACCGCTCCCCTCCAGAGGAACGAGCCCACCGACGAGACCGGCACCACGGTCACCTTCTGGGCCGACGCGGACGTCTTCGAGACGACCGAGTACTCCTTCGAGACGCTCTCCCGCCGTTTCCAGGAGATGGCCTTTCTCAACAAGGGCCTGTCCCTGACGCTGACCGACGAGCGCGAGTCGGCCAAGGCCACCGCGGGAGCGGACGCCCCTGAGGAGCCGGACGAGGAGCCGCCCGCCAGGACGGTCAGGTACTACTACGAGGGCGGCATCGTCGACTTCGTGAAGTACCTGAACTCCCGCAAGGGCGAGCTGATCCACCCGACTGTCATCGACATCGAGGCGGAGGACAAGGAGCGGCTGCTCTCTGTCGAGATCGCCATGCAGTGGAACTCCCAGTACACCGAGGGTGTGTACTCCTTCGCGAACACGATCCACACCCACGAGGGCGGTACGCACGAAGAGGGCTTCCGGGCCGCGCTCACGGGTCTGGTCAACCGGTACGCGCGTGACAAGAAGCTGCTGCGCGAGAAGGACGACAACCTCTCCGGCGAGGACATCCGCGAGGGTCTTACCGCGATCATCTCGGTCAAACTGGGCGAGCCGCAGTTCGAGGGTCAGACCAAGACCAAGCTGGGCAACACCGAGGCGAAGACGTTCGTCCAGAAGATCGTGCACGAGCACCTCACCGACTGGTTCGACCGCAATCCCAACGAGGCCGCGGACATCATCCGCAAGTCCCTCCAGGCGCAGACGGCGCGTGTCGCGGCCCGTAAGGCGCGCGACCTGACCCGTCGCAAGGGCCTGCTGGAGTCGGCTTCGCTGCCGGGCAAGCTGAGTGACTGCCAGTCGAACGACCCGACGAAGTGCGAGATCTTCATCGTCGAGGGTGACTCCGCCGGTGGTTCGGCGAAGTCCGGCCGTAACCCGATGTACCAGGCGATCCTGCCGATCCGAGGCAAGATCCTGAACGTCGAGAAGGCCCGGATCGACAAGATCCTTCAGAACACCGAGGTCCAGGCGCTGATCTCGGCCTTCGGTACGGGAGTCCACGAGGACTTCGACATCGAGAAGCTCCGCTATCACAAGATCATTCTGATGGCGGACGCCGACGTCGACGGTCAGCACATCAACACCCTGCTGCTGACCTTCCTGTTCCGCTTTATGCGGCCGCTGGTCGAGGCCGGGCACGTGTATCTCTCGCGCCCGCCGCTCTACAAGATCAAGTGGGGCCGGGACGACTTCGAGTACGCGTACTCGGACCGTGAGCGCGACGCGCTCGTCGAACTCGGCAAGCAGAACGGCAAGCGGATCAAGGAAGACTCGATCCAGCGCTTCAAGGGTCTCGGCGAGATGAACGCCGAGGAGCTGCGCATCACCACGATGGACGTGGACCACCGCGTGCTCGGCCAGGTCACCCTGGACGACGCGGCGCAGGCCGACGACCTGTTCTCCGTGCTGATGGGCGAGGACGTCGAGGCGCGGCGCTCGTTCATTCAGCGCAATGCCAAGGACGTCCGCTTCCTCGACATCTGA
- the dnaN gene encoding DNA polymerase III subunit beta: protein MKIRVERDVLAEAVAWVARSLPARPPAPVLAGLLLKAEDGALSFSSFDYEVSARVSVEAEVDEDGTVLVSGRLLADICRALPNRPVEISTDGVRATVVCGSSRFTLHTLPVEEYPALPQMPTATGTVPGEIFASAAAQVAIAAGRDDTLPVLTGVRIEIEGDTVTLASTDRYRFAVREFLWKPENPDASAVALVPAKTLLDTAKALTSGDTVTLALSGSGAGEGLIGFEGAGRRTTTRLLEGDLPKYRTLFPTEFNSIAVIETAPFVEAVKRVALVAERNTPVRLSFEQGVLILEAGSSDDAQAVERVDANLDGDDISIAFNPTFLLDGLSAIDSPVAQLSFTTSTKPALLSGKPAVDAEADEAYKYLIMPVRLSG, encoded by the coding sequence GTGAAGATCCGGGTGGAGCGCGATGTACTCGCGGAGGCGGTGGCCTGGGTGGCCCGGAGCCTCCCGGCCCGTCCGCCGGCACCCGTACTCGCGGGCCTTCTTCTGAAGGCGGAGGACGGTGCCCTCAGCTTCTCGAGCTTCGACTACGAGGTCTCGGCCCGTGTCTCGGTGGAGGCGGAGGTGGACGAGGACGGCACCGTTCTGGTCTCCGGCCGGCTGCTCGCCGACATCTGCCGCGCTCTCCCCAACCGCCCGGTGGAGATTTCCACAGACGGTGTACGCGCGACCGTGGTCTGCGGCTCCTCGCGATTCACACTCCACACCCTGCCTGTGGAGGAGTACCCGGCGCTGCCGCAGATGCCGACCGCGACGGGCACCGTGCCCGGGGAGATCTTCGCCTCTGCCGCCGCACAGGTCGCCATCGCCGCCGGTCGCGACGACACGCTCCCCGTCCTCACCGGCGTACGCATCGAGATCGAGGGCGACACGGTCACGCTGGCCTCCACCGACCGCTACCGCTTCGCCGTCCGCGAGTTCCTGTGGAAGCCGGAGAACCCTGATGCGTCCGCCGTGGCGCTGGTGCCCGCCAAGACACTGCTGGACACTGCCAAGGCACTGACCAGCGGTGACACGGTCACGCTTGCGCTCTCGGGCTCGGGTGCGGGCGAGGGGTTGATCGGTTTCGAGGGTGCCGGGCGACGGACCACGACCCGACTGCTCGAAGGCGATCTGCCGAAGTACCGCACGCTCTTCCCCACCGAGTTCAACTCGATCGCTGTCATCGAGACGGCGCCCTTCGTAGAGGCCGTCAAGCGTGTGGCGCTGGTCGCCGAGCGGAACACCCCGGTGCGGCTGAGCTTCGAGCAGGGCGTGCTGATCCTCGAGGCCGGTTCCAGCGACGATGCACAGGCTGTGGAGCGTGTCGACGCGAACCTCGACGGCGACGACATCTCGATCGCCTTCAACCCGACCTTCCTGCTCGACGGCCTGAGCGCCATCGACTCCCCGGTCGCCCAGCTGTCCTTCACCACCTCGACCAAGCCCGCGTTGCTGAGCGGCAAGCCGGCTGTGGATGCCGAGGCGGACGAGGCGTACAAGTACCTGATCATGCCCGTCCGGCTGTCCGGCTGA
- the rpmH gene encoding 50S ribosomal protein L34, with translation MSKRTFQPNNRRRAKTHGFRLRMRTRAGRAILANRRGKGRASLSA, from the coding sequence GTGAGCAAGCGCACCTTCCAGCCGAACAACCGTCGTCGCGCGAAGACCCACGGCTTCCGCCTGCGGATGCGTACCCGTGCCGGCCGCGCGATTCTCGCGAACCGCCGTGGCAAGGGTCGCGCCAGCCTGTCCGCCTGA
- the dnaA gene encoding chromosomal replication initiator protein DnaA: MADVPADLAAVWPRVLEQLLAEGQQGIEPKDKQWIERCQPLALVADTALLAVPNEWGKRVLEGRLAPLISETLSRECGRPIRIAITVDDSVGEPPAPQAPSQQQQAPRYQGPQHDEPRQNDHYEGYGHRPGDDGLPTVRPAYPEYQQHQQHQRPEPGAWPRTQEDLSWQQPRLGGFQDRDPSAEQWREPYATGRPRQPQHDYRQPQPPERQQYEQHQQQQRPDRHELPERQAPHRGAPGGAPGPLGAQPSPAPGPGEPHARLNPKYLFDTFVIGASNRFAHAAAVAVAEAPAKAYNPLFIYGESGLGKTHLLHAIGHYARSLYPGTRVRYVSSEEFTNEFINSIRDGKGDTFRKRYRDVDILLVDDIQFLASKESTQEEFFHTFNTLHNANKQIVLSSDRPPKQLMTLEDRLRNRFEWGLTTDVQPPELETRIAILRKKAVQEQLNAPPEVLEFIASRISRNIRELEGALIRVTAFASLNRQPVDLGLTEIVLKDLIPGGEDSAPEITASAIMAATADYFGLTVEDLCGSSRSRVLVTARQIAMYLCRELTDLSLPKIGAQFGGRDHTTVMHADRKIRALMAERRSIYNQVTELTNRIKNG, translated from the coding sequence GTGGCTGACGTACCTGCCGATCTTGCCGCAGTGTGGCCACGAGTGCTGGAGCAGCTCCTCGCGGAGGGCCAGCAGGGGATCGAGCCCAAGGACAAGCAGTGGATCGAGCGCTGCCAGCCCCTCGCACTGGTGGCCGACACTGCTCTCCTCGCCGTTCCCAATGAATGGGGCAAGCGCGTCCTCGAAGGCCGGCTCGCCCCATTGATCAGCGAGACCCTCAGCCGTGAGTGCGGCCGTCCGATCCGTATCGCGATCACCGTCGACGACTCGGTTGGCGAGCCCCCGGCCCCGCAGGCGCCCTCGCAACAGCAGCAGGCGCCCCGCTATCAGGGCCCGCAGCACGACGAGCCCCGCCAGAACGATCACTACGAGGGGTACGGGCACCGGCCCGGCGACGACGGACTTCCCACCGTCCGCCCCGCCTATCCCGAATACCAGCAGCACCAGCAGCACCAGCGACCGGAACCCGGCGCCTGGCCGCGTACCCAGGAGGACCTGTCCTGGCAGCAGCCTCGTCTCGGCGGCTTCCAGGACCGCGACCCGTCTGCGGAGCAATGGCGCGAGCCGTACGCAACCGGCCGGCCGCGCCAGCCCCAGCACGACTACCGGCAGCCTCAGCCGCCCGAGCGCCAGCAGTACGAGCAACACCAGCAGCAGCAGCGACCGGACCGGCACGAGCTGCCGGAGCGCCAGGCCCCGCACCGCGGCGCTCCCGGGGGCGCACCCGGACCGCTGGGCGCGCAGCCGTCACCGGCCCCCGGTCCCGGCGAGCCACATGCCCGCCTCAACCCGAAATACCTCTTCGACACCTTCGTCATCGGTGCGTCCAACCGGTTCGCGCACGCTGCGGCAGTCGCGGTCGCCGAGGCACCGGCCAAGGCGTACAACCCCCTCTTCATCTACGGGGAGTCGGGACTCGGCAAGACCCACCTGCTGCATGCCATCGGGCACTACGCGCGCAGCCTCTATCCCGGCACGCGGGTGCGGTACGTGAGCTCCGAGGAGTTCACCAACGAGTTCATCAACTCGATCCGCGACGGCAAGGGCGACACCTTCCGCAAGCGCTACCGCGACGTGGACATCCTGCTGGTCGACGACATCCAGTTCCTGGCGAGCAAGGAGTCGACGCAGGAGGAGTTCTTCCACACCTTCAATACGCTCCACAACGCCAACAAGCAGATCGTGCTCTCCTCGGACCGGCCGCCCAAGCAGCTGATGACGCTGGAGGACCGACTGCGGAACCGTTTCGAGTGGGGTCTGACCACCGACGTACAGCCGCCGGAGCTGGAGACACGGATCGCCATCCTCCGTAAGAAGGCGGTACAGGAGCAGCTCAACGCTCCGCCGGAGGTGCTGGAGTTCATCGCCTCGCGGATCTCTCGCAATATCCGCGAGCTGGAGGGTGCGCTGATCAGGGTGACGGCGTTCGCGTCGCTCAACCGGCAGCCGGTGGACCTCGGGCTCACCGAGATCGTGCTGAAGGACTTGATCCCTGGTGGGGAGGACTCGGCCCCCGAGATCACCGCGAGTGCGATCATGGCGGCGACCGCCGACTACTTCGGGCTGACGGTGGAGGATCTCTGCGGATCCTCGCGCAGCCGGGTGCTGGTGACCGCCCGCCAGATCGCCATGTATCTCTGCCGTGAGCTCACCGACCTGTCGCTGCCGAAGATCGGCGCGCAGTTCGGCGGCCGCGATCACACGACCGTGATGCACGCGGACCGCAAGATCCGTGCGCTGATGGCCGAGCGACGCTCGATCTACAACCAGGTCACCGAGCTCACCAACCGCATCAAGAACGGCTGA
- the recF gene encoding DNA replication/repair protein RecF (All proteins in this family for which functions are known are DNA-binding proteins that assist the filamentation of RecA onto DNA for the initiation of recombination or recombinational repair.) gives MHVTHLSLADFRSYARVEVPLDPGVSAFVGPNGQGKTNLVEAVGYLATLASHRVSSDAPLVRMGADRAVIRAAVTQGERSQLIELELNPGKANRARINRSSQVRPRDVLGIVRTVLFAPEDLALVKGDPGERRRFLDELITARSPRMAGVRSDYERVLKQRNTLLKSAAMARRHGGRGMDLSTLDVWDQHLARAGAELLAQRIDLIAAMQPLADKAYEALAPGGGPVALEYRSSSSAGGGVGSDGGAGVHGRDELYAQLIGALAEVRKQEIERGVTLVGPHRDELVLKLGQLPAKGYASHGESWSYALALRLASYELLRAEGNEPVLVLDDVFAELDVRRRERLAALVAPGEQVLVTAAVDNDVPGVLAGARYTVANGEVERV, from the coding sequence ATGCACGTCACGCATTTGTCGCTGGCCGACTTCCGCTCGTACGCCCGGGTCGAGGTCCCGCTCGACCCGGGCGTCTCCGCGTTCGTGGGGCCGAACGGGCAGGGCAAGACGAACCTCGTCGAGGCGGTCGGCTATCTCGCGACGCTGGCCAGCCACCGGGTCTCGTCGGATGCTCCGCTGGTACGGATGGGGGCCGACCGGGCCGTCATCCGGGCCGCCGTCACGCAGGGCGAGCGCTCCCAGCTGATCGAGCTTGAGCTCAATCCGGGGAAGGCGAACCGGGCCCGTATCAACAGGTCTTCACAGGTCAGACCGCGTGACGTGCTGGGGATAGTCCGGACGGTGCTGTTCGCGCCGGAGGATCTGGCGCTGGTGAAGGGCGATCCGGGCGAGCGGCGGCGGTTCCTCGACGAGCTGATAACGGCGCGGTCGCCGCGGATGGCCGGGGTGCGGTCCGATTACGAGCGGGTGCTCAAGCAGCGCAACACCCTGCTGAAGTCGGCGGCGATGGCGCGGCGGCACGGCGGGCGCGGGATGGATCTGTCCACGCTGGATGTGTGGGACCAGCATCTGGCGCGGGCGGGAGCGGAGCTGCTGGCACAGCGGATCGATCTGATCGCGGCGATGCAGCCGCTGGCGGACAAGGCGTACGAGGCGCTGGCGCCAGGGGGCGGGCCGGTGGCGTTGGAGTACCGTTCCTCCTCCTCTGCCGGGGGCGGGGTCGGTAGCGACGGTGGGGCCGGTGTGCACGGTCGCGACGAGCTGTACGCACAGCTGATCGGTGCGCTTGCGGAGGTGCGCAAGCAGGAGATCGAGCGGGGCGTGACGCTGGTCGGGCCGCACCGGGACGAGTTGGTGCTCAAGCTGGGGCAGCTGCCGGCGAAGGGGTACGCCAGCCATGGCGAGTCCTGGTCGTACGCGCTGGCGCTGCGGCTGGCCTCGTACGAGCTGCTGCGGGCCGAAGGCAACGAGCCGGTGCTGGTACTGGACGACGTGTTCGCGGAGCTGGACGTGCGGCGCCGGGAGCGGCTGGCGGCACTGGTGGCTCCGGGCGAGCAGGTGCTGGTGACGGCGGCGGTCGACAACGATGTGCCGGGGGTGTTGGCGGGGGCGCGGTACACGGTGGCCAACGGGGAGGTGGAGCGCGTATGA
- a CDS encoding DUF721 domain-containing protein → MSDEPVESGEPAESPKAPESSGVDLARVALRAAKEQAKARGAAAQQKKQARRGGGLRSGARADGRDPLPLGAAINRLITERGWETPAAVGGVMGRWPQIVGADLANHCVPQKYDEDERVLTVQCDSTAWATQLRLLAPRLVARLNEDLGQGTVRLIKVLGPGGPQRRYGPLRAPGSVGPGDTYG, encoded by the coding sequence ATGAGCGACGAGCCGGTGGAGTCCGGGGAGCCGGCGGAGTCGCCGAAGGCGCCCGAGTCTTCGGGCGTCGACCTGGCGCGGGTCGCGCTGCGCGCGGCGAAGGAGCAGGCGAAGGCCCGCGGTGCGGCGGCTCAGCAGAAGAAGCAGGCCAGGCGGGGCGGCGGGCTGAGGTCGGGGGCGCGGGCGGATGGGCGCGATCCGCTGCCGCTGGGTGCGGCGATCAACCGGCTGATCACCGAGCGGGGCTGGGAGACGCCGGCAGCGGTGGGCGGGGTGATGGGGCGCTGGCCGCAGATCGTGGGCGCGGACCTGGCGAATCACTGCGTGCCGCAGAAGTATGACGAGGACGAGCGCGTGCTGACGGTGCAGTGCGACTCGACGGCGTGGGCCACGCAGCTGCGGCTGCTGGCGCCGCGGCTGGTGGCGCGGCTGAACGAGGACCTGGGGCAGGGGACCGTGAGGCTGATCAAGGTGCTGGGGCCGGGTGGGCCGCAGCGGAGGTATGGGCCGCTGAGGGCGCCGGGGAGTGTGGGGCCGGGCGACACGTACGGCTGA